One region of Termitidicoccus mucosus genomic DNA includes:
- a CDS encoding Gfo/Idh/MocA family oxidoreductase, which produces MSDQPLPAATSGTAAAPLLSRRRFLATSAMAGAGFVLARAPFAIAQPGRSPNSELNLALVGLGAQGRILMDAMLNIPGLKFRAICDIWPYAQQYGRNKLKKAGHDVNVYSDLDDLLAKEKDLDAAIIATPDFWHSPHTVACLRAGLHVYCEKMMSNTIEGARKMVEAMDASGKLLQIGHQRRSNPRYLRVYHNLIQTAKLQGKFVGANAQWNRAVTDDLGWPKAYALKPDILAKYGYRDMHQFRNWRWFRDLSGGPISDLGAHQIDIFAWFLGVNPSSVFASGGVDYYKTHEWYDNVMVVYEFPLPHGTARAFYQVQTATSSGGGYFENFMGDEGSITISENPKLTKVFREDRAPDWEPWVQKNFLRKAAAAPEPEQKSGVVDIRETKALAAYEVPGILNKPIHQPHLENFFDTLRGAPAYDGKPTRLTCDGRHAYISEVPIYHVNPAAAARKLITFKPEDFVI; this is translated from the coding sequence ATGTCCGACCAACCGCTTCCCGCCGCCACCAGCGGCACCGCCGCCGCCCCGCTCCTTTCCCGCCGCCGTTTCCTCGCCACCAGCGCGATGGCCGGCGCGGGCTTTGTCCTCGCCCGCGCGCCCTTCGCGATCGCGCAGCCCGGACGCTCGCCCAACTCCGAGCTCAACCTCGCCCTCGTCGGCCTTGGCGCCCAGGGCCGCATCCTGATGGATGCGATGCTCAACATCCCCGGCCTGAAATTCCGCGCCATCTGCGACATCTGGCCCTACGCCCAGCAATACGGGCGCAACAAGCTCAAGAAAGCCGGTCATGACGTGAACGTTTATTCCGACCTCGACGACCTCCTCGCCAAGGAAAAGGACCTCGACGCCGCCATCATCGCCACCCCCGACTTCTGGCACTCGCCCCACACCGTCGCCTGCCTCCGCGCCGGCCTCCACGTGTATTGCGAGAAAATGATGTCCAACACCATCGAGGGCGCCCGCAAAATGGTCGAGGCCATGGACGCCTCCGGCAAGCTCCTCCAGATCGGACACCAGCGCCGCAGCAACCCCCGCTATCTCCGCGTTTATCACAACCTCATCCAGACCGCCAAGCTTCAGGGCAAGTTCGTCGGCGCCAACGCCCAGTGGAACCGCGCCGTCACCGACGACCTCGGCTGGCCCAAGGCCTACGCCCTCAAGCCCGACATCCTCGCAAAATACGGCTATCGCGACATGCACCAGTTCCGCAACTGGCGCTGGTTCCGCGACCTCTCCGGCGGCCCCATCTCCGACCTCGGCGCGCACCAGATCGACATCTTCGCCTGGTTCCTCGGCGTCAACCCCTCCAGCGTCTTCGCCTCTGGCGGGGTGGATTACTACAAGACCCACGAATGGTATGACAACGTGATGGTCGTCTACGAGTTCCCGCTGCCGCACGGCACCGCGCGCGCCTTCTACCAGGTGCAGACCGCCACCAGCTCCGGCGGCGGCTACTTTGAAAACTTCATGGGCGACGAGGGCAGCATCACCATCTCGGAAAACCCGAAACTTACCAAAGTCTTCCGCGAGGACCGCGCCCCCGACTGGGAGCCGTGGGTGCAGAAAAATTTCCTCCGCAAAGCCGCCGCCGCGCCCGAGCCCGAGCAAAAAAGCGGCGTGGTGGACATCCGCGAAACCAAGGCCCTCGCCGCCTACGAAGTTCCCGGCATCCTCAACAAGCCCATCCACCAGCCGCATCTCGAAAACTTTTTCGACACCCTCCGCGGCGCCCCCGCCTACGACGGCAAACCCACCCGGCTCACCTGCGACGGACGCCACGCCTACATCAGCGAGGTTCCCATCTACCACGTCAACCCGGCCGCCGCCGCCCGCAAACTCATCACCTTCAAACCCGAGGATTTTGTGATCTGA